In one Winogradskyella sp. MH6 genomic region, the following are encoded:
- the rlmN gene encoding 23S rRNA (adenine(2503)-C(2))-methyltransferase RlmN — MDVKKKDIRALTKDQLRDFFVNQGDKAFRGNQVYEWLWQKSAHSFEDMTNISLQTRQMLEDNFVINHIQVDQMQRSSDGTIKNAVRLHDDLIVESVLIPTSTRTTACVSSQVGCSLDCKFCATARLKRMRNLNPDEIYDQVVAIDNESRLYHGKPLSNIVFMGMGEPLMNYNNVLKAIDKITSPEGLGMSPKRIVVSTSGVPKMIKKMADENVKFKLAVSLHSAIDEVRTSIMPFNATFPLKDLREALEYWYSKTKNRITYEYVVWKGINDKRKDVDALVEFCKFAPSKVNLIEYNPIDDGEFQQADSKALDMYVNILEANNITVTVRRSRGKDIDAACGQLANKK; from the coding sequence ATGGATGTGAAAAAGAAAGACATAAGAGCCTTAACTAAAGATCAACTCAGAGATTTTTTTGTAAATCAAGGAGATAAAGCGTTTAGAGGAAACCAGGTATACGAGTGGTTGTGGCAAAAATCGGCTCATAGTTTTGAAGATATGACCAACATATCTTTGCAAACGCGCCAAATGCTAGAAGACAACTTTGTGATTAATCACATACAGGTAGATCAGATGCAGCGCAGTTCTGACGGAACTATAAAAAATGCCGTAAGACTTCATGATGATTTAATTGTAGAATCTGTATTAATACCAACTTCTACACGAACAACAGCTTGTGTGTCTTCTCAGGTTGGGTGTAGTTTAGATTGTAAGTTTTGTGCTACTGCAAGGTTAAAACGTATGCGTAATCTTAATCCAGATGAGATTTATGATCAAGTTGTTGCTATAGATAATGAAAGTAGATTGTATCATGGAAAGCCACTGAGTAATATTGTTTTTATGGGAATGGGAGAGCCGCTTATGAATTATAATAATGTGCTCAAGGCTATTGATAAAATCACATCACCTGAAGGTTTAGGAATGTCTCCAAAGCGAATTGTGGTATCAACATCTGGTGTGCCAAAAATGATAAAGAAAATGGCTGATGAAAATGTGAAATTTAAATTAGCTGTCTCACTACATTCTGCTATAGATGAAGTAAGAACATCTATAATGCCTTTTAATGCAACATTTCCTTTAAAGGATTTAAGAGAGGCACTTGAGTATTGGTATTCAAAAACAAAAAACAGAATTACTTACGAATACGTGGTGTGGAAAGGAATAAATGATAAACGAAAAGATGTAGATGCCTTAGTAGAATTCTGCAAGTTTGCACCTAGTAAAGTTAATCTTATTGAATACAACCCTATTGATGATGGTGAGTTTCAACAAGCAGATTCTAAGGCTTTAGATATGTATGTTAATATTTTAGAAGCTAATAATATTACAGTAACCGTAAGACGAAGCAGAGGCAAGGACATTGATGCTGCTTGTGGTCAATTAGCAAATAAAAAATAA